GTTCTCTGAGATCTGATTCTTTTTGACagattcttctttctttttctcttttagctAAACCCATTTGGGGCAGGCTCCGAAACCTCATATGGGTATCCTTTTCGTTGTGTTCTGGTGGGGTTTTGGAGGTTTTGAACAGTGATTATGAAGGATCTTTCATGTTTAGCTACTGAACTGCaacttttctttgaattttgggGTAATTTCAAggctattttcttttccttttggggcGAGCTTCTACTGATTCATTTAGTTTTCTGTAATGGAGTCTTGGAGTTATGTTTCTGAAGGAAAGGGATGTATGTCTGATGAAATGAACTCACCTACTAGTTCGCTTGCAAGAAATAAGGATTCTGCGTTGGGGTGGGACTTCAAGAATCCCTGCAATTTCAGTAGCACTATGTTAGCAACAGGTCAACAGGTTAACAATCAAGGTTTTGGGGAACTTGTTTTCCCAGAAATGATTGGGAAACAATTACCTGACATTTGTGATATTTTGAGTAGCAAGGTTGTTGGTGGAAGGTTTCTGAATCCTGCTATGAATTCCTCCAATGCATTTCTGGGGGAGGATGAATCCACTTCAAAGTTCTCTGGCTCTATTGTTGACTCTAGCGGCCGAGATTCGTCGTTTATCGATTTGAATTTGGGGAGATTTGCTGACCAGAGGGATGCTCATGgctacaaaattttcaagggAGCCCCTATTGTATCATCGTCTGAGTCGTCGATGCCTTCGAAAAGGGTACGAGCTTCCGGGTTGAATTCCCAAACTTATTTCTGTCAAGTTTATGGCTGTAATAAGGATCTCAGCTCCTCTAAGGATTACCATAAGAGGCATAAAGTTTGTGAAGCTCACTCAAAGACTGCAAAAGTTATTGTCAATGGCATAGAACAAAGGTTTTGTCAGCAATGTAGCAGGTTAGTTCATTTTCATCTATCATAATCCTATGTGCTTACTTCCTGAATAACATGATCATGAACTTTACATTGAACAAAAAGTAAATTGGGAAGAAGGGGCACTTACCCAAGTTGTGGCTTTTACCACTTATGCTGCTCCAAGGCCCCCACACACAGATCATTAGTATTGTTGCTGCTATAATATGTATTAGCTCTTGACTTCCAGGTTTCATTTGCTAGCCGAGTTTGATGACGGTAAGCGCAGCTGTCGTAAACGCCTTGCAGGTCATAATGAACGTCGAAGAAGGCCTCAGGTGGCTCTAAACTCCAGCAGGGCGGGAAGGTTTCTTCAGTCATATAATGGTATTAAAACTGCATCAATCTCTCTATTCTTAAACTTGCTGTGGAATCTCTGGCTTTCTGCTAATCACTGAATAAAATGCAGGTAGCAGGTTTCAAGGAACACCAGCAACATCCTTTATCTGCCAAGAGATATTACCAAGTGGTATTATGCATCCAGAGAAATATGGAACAAGTGATTGGTGTAGGACTGTGAAGATTGAAGACAAGAATGAATATATGCCTCTGTCTGCTGTTCATGTTCCTAGTGGTCACCTGCATTCTAAATCCCTCTTCTCTCCTTATGATATTGATACTCAAATTCCCCCTTTTCATGACAATGGACTGAATGCAGCTGCCACAAACATGTTCAAGGAGAACAGTAATCAATATCCTATTAGTGTAGGAGGTGTCTTTAATAACCCCTCATTAGGCAGTGAATACTTCAGTGTTTTTAGTGCAGCAACAACCGACAGAATATCAGGATTATCAGACTCCGGTtgtgctctctctcttctgtcaTCTCAAACACAAAACTCCTCAACTCATTCATCAGGGATTCCCATTGCTCGTCCGTTGGTCTTGCTCGAGGGCCAGAATCATTACAGCATGAGTCAACTTTCTGAGAAGCTCATGGGAGTAAGCTCTCAGGTTTCTGTGAGTGGAGTGTCcaataaattcaattcatcAGGGTTGAATACTCTTGGTCCCATATCAACACCTGAAACAAGTGATGCAGTAAACTTTGAAAGTACAAATCGTGTTTTCCATGGGTCAAATTTGGCTGATACTACTGAAGGCAGCCCCACCATTGACTTGCTGCAGCTTTCATCACAACTTCATCGCGTGGAGCACGAGAGGCAAGTTATGCAGGTGAAGCAAGAAAGTAATGCTTTCTGCTGCCTCCGGATCACTTAAATTTTATGCAAAACAGGTACCTAAAAATGATTCTCttgcaaaactggatttttgtATGTTTCCCATGTTTATAAGATCGAGTTGAAGGAGTTCCTCagaaaattttttaaaatgaattttttttatgtcttcATTTAACTTCTAAACAAAGTTATCTTTGTTTCTCTGATTGCAAGCTAGATTATTTCACCATGTCAATTCCATTAACATAACATGAAGATCTAAAATGAacgtgtgagatcccacatcgattgaggacgagaatgaagcattctttataagggtgtggaaacctctccctaggagatacgttttaaaaaccttgaagggaagcccgaaagggaaagcccaaaagggaaaccccaaagaggacaatatatgctagcggtgggtttagaATATTAcgaatggtattagagctagacaccgggcggtgtgccagcgaagacgctgggtcccaaagggggtggatgtTGGGcagtgtaccagcgaggattGGGCTctgaaaggaggtggattgtgaaatctcacattgatcgaagaggggaacaagtgccagtgaggacgctgggccctgaagagggatggattatgagatcccacatcgattggagaggagaacgaaacattctttataagggtgtgaaaacctatcCCTAACatccatgttttaaaaccttgagcggatgttcggaagggaaagcccaaagagaataatatctgctatcgGTGGACTTAGACTGTTACGGAACGTATGAGTACTTagcattaatttatttgatatggCCCTTACCCATTTACATATTTGTTAAATCTGGAATCTTTCTTGTTGTCAATGATTTACTACATTCCTGAAATATGCACTTGAACTGTGATGGCCATTGGAAAGCATGTGGTTTTAGCtgtttaaatttgtttcttaaaaGGCAATAGCAAGTTAGCCATCCAGATAAGACTTTGGACAATCTTTGGTGCTTCTTAACCCACCAAGGTAACTGAATATGCTAAAGAGACTCCTTAGTGTCTTTTATGAAGATGTCTCTTAGGGTTAGTGATGCTATTACCTTCACTGAGTCTTTTATGAAGGATGGTttaactttttgtttgttgttccTACCATCTGCTGGCTGGCATTGAACAAAAGCATTCTACTATCTGTTTATGGACCTACAAAAACAGGCTATGTCATGGCATTTTCTCAGATCCTTGAGTTTTGACAACAGATTCGTATTGGAACAGGTGGCGTGGCAGGACGAAGTTTGTGCTGACTATGAACAATGCAGTGGATTTTGATGCATTGGTGCTGGAAGAGCTGTTGTTGGGGTAGGGTGAGGAGAAGAACTCCAGAATAAAGTAGTCATGatttattcctttttcatATGAACTAAACTTTGTTCCACAAACGTTGATATGTTGGTACTATTCTTGGACCATTCTTGAAGTATTCTATTATTAAGCTTTGAGATGTCTTTTGATGAATCTTTGCAAAGGATAATacttctatttctattttcagCTAAGCCATTATATTGAGCTTTCGTTTTCAGCCCAAATCTCTCTATTTGGTCTAGATAAGTTAAGAGACATATGAAgttgatataatattgtagATCATATGGATTTCTTATTACCAAATGATTCTACAAGTTTGGTAAGGTGCCTGTTTATAGTTGCCAGGTGACAAATGCATCAGTATACCAAATGAATTCTTACAAAATTTCTGATGCGATTATCGCGACCATAACTTAATTGATTAAGATGTGTTTTCGATCAAGATGTGATGATCGACAGAAGCAATCAAGAACAGAGACCCAAAAAGctctaaaaaaagaagaatagagTAAACTTACAAGGCAATCATCATCGATTGTGAAGATGTATTTCTTCGAAACCATATAGCCAAAGCAGCTACAAGCAGAGTCCTTCAAGGAAATGCAAGAGGCCAAAGGACCAAAATCCGATTGATATCGCTACGATTGTAGAGCTTTTGGTCAAATCCATCGGGAACTCTGATAGTCTTGGACGATGATCAAATGGTACTGAAAAAATGGCCTCCATATTTCGAGGAAGTCGAGGTTTCAGATGGTGGGGATGACGATGTCGAGTTCATCACTGAGAAGCGGGGTGGGAATTGAGTCCGCCATTGTTGACTGTAGAggaaacaagaaacagaacTGAGAGAAAGCGAGGGagagaattttgattttcaggCAGAAGAAGCGGGTGAAGAAATGAATATGCCATATGACACGTGGCACGTTTTGTTAGCATGAAGACAACttaccattatttttttaggtcaaattaaattttaaactaaaaataaaaagtttgaaaaaaaatttataataattttatcaaattttaaaataaaattttaagaaaattttaaattatctattaaatttaaatttaaatttatgtctactagacttttaaattttaaaaaattaaaatttaaaatttaaagattaaatttgtaattttgaaaatttatggaatttagggattaaaattataatttaaatttttttaatttcaatattataatatttatagagtaacaaaaatagaaaattatcaACTTAAGAATAAGATAccaattaattttagtttataaattttaaagtaaaggATTAAAGTCTAACATTAATAATtagcaaattaaaaataaaaataaaaataaaaaagttaactTACCTCGAATTATAGGCAGATCCAAAAggatttaaatataaaaatagaaccGAACGAATTATTTAAAGGTTATAGTTGTTGCCACCTCTTACTCTCGTTAGGTCTAATTTGGTTTTCACAATAATATGGTACTAAATTGCTgtttaatgttgttttaaaagaggaaaaaaaaaagaaagttgttAGATTATTGTCAAGATCATGATTGCGCACctaattgtaaaaaaaattaaaacagtAATGAGTgaataataattgaagttAAGTTCTACAACCGAGATTGAAACCTCTAACCTCTTGATCGAGGGTACATGTCAACTACTGTTGAACTATACTCATTTTGGTGATATAATGTGAGTGTCCCACTTCGATTGGaggagagaacgaaacattttttacaaagatgtggaaacttgaactgtgaggctaacaaTAATAGGTAATGGGCTAAAGtggaacaatatctactagcggtggctTACACTGTTAcgaatagtatcagagctagacattgggtggtgtgccagcaagtcCGTTGAGCCCTCAAGGAGAACGGagtgtgagatttcacatcagttggagagggaaacgaaacattccttataagggtatggaaacctctccctagcagacacattttaaactCGCAAGGCTAATGGCGACACGTAAAGGgactaaaatggacaatatctacggtggtggacttggacttggGCGGTCACATGTAATTAGTTTTGGCATATGCATTGAGATCAAGTCTCGATATTTAAACCAAAACTTACTGATCCAGTGCAGTTGAACTCAGCTCCTGGGTTCTGCACAATTGCCTGCCTCTGGTGTGAGGACACTGACAGATGAAAAGTCGTCTCCAGATCTCTGAAAAGTCTCCCACCACCTTTTGCATCATTCCTCTCGAAAGCTTTGCTTCAAGATGCAGAAATACTGAAAGAGATAGATGAAGAATTTCAGAGGTTGTGTGATTGTGTACAGAGAGGTAGCTGAAAAATATCACATGAATTATCTAACAACCAGTAGGTGGGAGGTGAGACACCTTCTTGCATTCTCTTGAACTATATTGGTATCCTTCATTTCTCATTATCTCCACTTCCATGGTACCAGCAAAGAACAGTTGCATCCTATGAGTTCAGTTGGTGGAAGCTTTTGATCCTGCAAAACTTCAAGCCATGGAAGTTAATACCTACAGTGATCTATCACacaaaattctttttcaaatggaaTGCTGCTCGGCTCGACAGAAAAGAGTTGTACTCTTAGCACTTCTGATCTTTACAGCGTTCTATTCAACTGGTACGTGCTACAAGAAGAAAGATGTTCCATTTTATTGGTCTGGTTATTGGTGTGTTGTAGctgatgattttgtttttggttctgTTTATCTTCTTCAGGGGCTTATGATCCATTGGATCCGAATGGAAACATAACAATCAAATGGGATGTAGTTTCTTGGACGCCAGATGGATATGTTGTAAGATAACAATCAGCAGCTTTTTCATCCCTCCCCTGTAACCAAAATTTGATTAGTACCTTTAAGTAGCTTTCCAGGATTATGAACAATGAATGAAGATTAAAGTTATTCATGAATGAAGATTGGATCACTGGCGTAAAGCTATTTCTAAATACCCgatcttttgtttttgaactGTAACAGGCTGTAGTGACAATGAACAATTTTCAGATGTACCGCCATATCAATGCACCAGGATGGACCCTGGGCTGGTCATGGGCCAAGAAAGAAGTAATATGGTCTATGGTGGGAGCTCAGACGACAGAGCAAGGAGATTGTTCCAAGTTCAAAGGAAACGTACCTCATTGCTGCAAGAAAACCCCAATAGTTGTTGATTTGCTCCCTGGTGTTCCTTACAATCAGCAATTCTCCAATTGCTGCAAGGGTGGAGTGTTGGCTTCTTGGGGACAGGACCCAGTAGGTTCAGTCTCTGCCTTTCAGGTGAGTGTTGGACTAGCTGGCACTTCGAACAAAACGGTAAAGTTGCCGAAGAACTTCACTCTGCTCGGTCCAGGACCAGGCTACACATGTGGACCTGCAAAAGTTGTGCCTTCTACAGTCTTCCTTACTCCTGATCGCCGGCGGAAAACTCAAGCATTGAGTAAGCTTGTTTCTAATTACATGTTGTGCTCCTTTCAGATAAAGCTCTTGAAGTTGTTCTAGATAAAGCTCTTTAAGTTGATTTATGCTGCTTCTGATGCAGTGACATGGAATGTAACCTGCACTTACTCACAGTTTCTGGCCTCTAAGAACCCAACTTGCTGCGTATCACTCTCGACTTTCTACAATGATACGATCACTTCTTGCCCAACCTGTGCATGTGGCTGCCAGAACAAACACAATTGTATAAAGTAAGAGACTTCTTTCTCTGCCCCAGATGGTAACAAATGTGTTTCAGGATTCCctccacacacacacatatttAGAAGTTGGAGCATCAGATTATTAGAATAGAAAAATCTTTCTTGCtgtatgtgagatcctacatcggttggggaggagaacgaaacaccctttataagggtgtggaaacctctccttagcagatgcattttaaaaacattgacggtgagcccgaaaaggaaagtccaaataggacaatatctactagcggtgggtttggactgttacaagtATGTTCAGAATGAAGTAACCTCGTGTCAGATGTCTATAATATTACTTTTCAACTCCAGCTTAGTTGCTGGCGACTATAacatcatctttttttttttttttctttaatcccACGATGCAGGAGTAACTCAAAGCTATTGCACAAGGACGGAATAAATACTCCTAAAAAGGATAATACGCCTTTACTACAGTGCACCCATCACATGTGTCCTGTTCGAGTACACTGGCacgtaaaaattaattacaaggATTACTGGCGTGTGAAGGTTGCTGTAACCAACTTCAACTACAGGATGAACTATACGCTATGGACACTGGCAGTGCAGCATCCAAATCTGAATAATGTAACTCAAGTGTTCAGTTTTGACTACAAGCCCCTAGTTCCCTATGAATCCATTAGTGAGTACTAAAATTCTTGTGGTTTCAATGCAAATGTTTGGCTATTTCAGTCTTAATTGACATAAATGCACTACTAAATTCAATGTGCAGATGATACTGGCATGTTCTATGGCATGAAATTCTACAATGATCTATTAATGGAAGCAGGGCCATTTGGAAATGTACAATCTGAAGTACTAATGAAGAAGGATAAGGATACATTTACCTTCAAGCAGGGTTGGGCCTTTCCTAGAAAAGTATACTTCAACGGCGACGAATGTCAGATGCCACCACCAGAATCATACCCATATCTACCCAACTCTGCTCCTGAAGGCTCCAGTGCAGTTACCAAGTTGATCACCTCCTTGCTTTTGATAATCTGGCTTTTGTGGTGATCAGTGATCATTCATTTCATTCTTGATGAACTTCAGAGAGCTTTGCGCGTTCACAATTCAAAGGAGAATCTGCAAGACTACAACGAACACAGGTATGCAAACAGATATATTGGTCATAGAATACACACTCGGCAGATAAATCAATGTTTGTTCTTCAGAAGAAATTCAGTATAGACATGGTTCTGTTGTccaaattttagttttgattttgtagtACATAGTCTGgttatataaatgaaatgacTCCATCATGTGTAAACTTGCAATAACCAAGAAATTATGCAAAAAAACAGGCACtctatgaaaattttgaactgTCTCATGAGTTATTACACTGAGAGCGACAAACATCTTTTAATCattatacaaataaaatgattGAACGTATAATATAACTATTTGTACAATACAATTCGCTCCAAATCTAAACAAGAAATGAAGTTGAGTCAAAGAACCCATCTACAAACAGAAACTAGCTCGTATTGCCTTTGATTTAAGCACCAGTAAATTCAACACCATTGACCAGATTGCCACAAGCTCATAGGAAATCATGTTAGACCAACCAATAGTGTTTGTTGTTCTCCGTGGGCATAACTTACAGAGCAAAATTCAACAGTAATGCCAGAGATATTAAGACTGTCGCAAGTAAAGACATAGCTGGTCTGGAACTGGCATTTGGCAAATAGGGATAGGCCTCTGGAGGTGGCATCACACAGTTATCACCATTGAAATAAACTCTTCTTGGAAAAGCCCAACCCTTGTCGAAAGTGAAAGTGTTTTGGTCTTTCCGGAATAGGAGCTCAGACTGCACATTACCGAGAGGGCCAGCTTGATTGAGCAGATCATTGTAGAACTTAACTCCCCATAACATAGCAGTATCATCTGCAAAACAGTACCAAATTTACCGACCACATagttgagaaaataaattgcaTAAAGCCGGTTCCTTCCAATCAAATGAGATGATTTGTCTATGTTATAGGCGGATAGATATTTCCAGAGAGAACTTACTTAGGTCACCATAGGGGCTCAACGACTTGTAGTTAAAGCTgaataattgagttatgttatCAAAATTGGGATGCTGCGCCACAAGATTCCAGAGTGTGTAGTTCATTCTGTAATTGAAATTGGTGATTGTGATCTTCACCCTCCAGTAGTCCTTGTAATTCAGCTTCACATGCCAATGGACTCGAATGGGACACATGTGGCTAGTACACTGAATCAGGGGTTCATAGTTGCCCGATTTATCAGGAGTTGATACCACTGAAGCTAAATGTGGAGAATCTGGACTGCAAAAGATAATTTAAACAGAAATAGATTATTGAGTTGAGTATAATAGATTCAATCTTTCACCAACCACAAATACAAtgttgaaatataaataaataacacaaTGCCCGATGTACAACATAAAGAAAACTTACTTCACACAGCTCCCAGAACCCGCCGTATTGTTTTGACATCCACAAGTGCAGGTTGGGCAGTTGACGATGGTATCATTGTAGAAGGAAGAGAGGGAAACACAACAAGTGGGTGTCTTTTGAGCAAGGAATTGAGAATAGGTGCATGTAACATTCCAAGTCACTGACATAGGACAAACGAGGACAGATTCAATCAAATGTCGTTAACTGATGTTTATCTCTTGtattcatgcttacatgtaaATTATATAGTTACGACTTTCAATTAGTCAGATACcatgtcaaattttaaaatgatgaatACATGATTAATAAAATCCACATGCATTTTGACGAAATTAGAATTCTACATTGAGCCTAAAAATTTAATGCGCAAATTTTCGGCAAGTTTACTTACTCAAAGCTTGAGTTACTCTTCTTTTATCTCCAGATATAAATTTGGTTGACTTCACAATCTTTGCTGGACCACAAGTATATCCAGGTCCCGGTGCTTTAAGAGTGAAGTTTTTGGGGAGTTTGACAGTTTTGTTACTTGTTCCTGCAGCACCAACACTGACTTGAAATGAACTTGCTGCATTGGCTGGGTCTTGGGCCCAGGAGTTTATCACTCCACCCTTACAACAATTTGCAATCTGCTGATTGTAAGGAGTTCCTGGCAACAGATCCACAACGGTTGGATCTTTCTTGCAGCAATGTGGAGTATTTCCTTTGAACCTTGAACAGTCTCCCTGTTCCGTTGTTTGGGCTCCCATCATGCTCCAAATCACTTCTTTCTTTGCCCATGTCCAGCCCAGTGTCCAACCTGGAGCTTGAATATGGCGGTATTGCTGGAAGTTGTACATTGTAACAACAGCCTGCCACCAAATAGATAACCGTTTAGATCAGGGAATCAATAGGAAAGAAGGCAAGTAAGCTACCAAACACTAGAGACAAATTACtattggaaataaaattatcaaatacatattttattagGGCCTTTCAAATATAAGGAGTTTCTATCTTATAGCATACACCCATAAACGCTAAGCTAGTGCTACACAAACAAATGATGGAGGTACTCATAAAATCTTCTTGATACATTTTGCACAAATAAAAGATTCATAGTCTAGTATTTCCCAGTTTTTAACTATTACATTCGTAAAAAGCTTTGTCTCAGAAAAACCAAAGAAGTGCAAAACTTATATGAAACTTACAACATAGCCATCCGGAGTCCAGCTCATAACATCCCATTTGATGGTGATGTTCCCGTTGGGATCAAGTGCATCATAGGCTTCTGCAAAGAGATCCAATGAAAACGATGAAAATCGAAGTTCCTCAGATAACTTTCCAAGTCACAGTTGCCTCTCATTcttctaatttcaattaaaatcagcagtaatgataataataactatCGATACGATGCGCCAAAGATTCCATACTAAAGAACTCGTTGACTTCTCAGGATAATAAGAACCATCGCCAATTCTTCCTAGATTCCACCATTTTCTCACATCCGTTCATTAGTTCTCAATGTAACAAAACGTAACACTCACCTCCACATTTCAAATCGatcaatcaagaaaaaaaaaaaaaaaaacataaaatcatGTAACTAAGAAGAGTTTAACAGTTGAAATACACATGATCTCCAAATATTTCCAACTATGAGATAACCAGGATAGATTAATGAAAACGGATAATAAAACCACGTCCATTACGCAAATCTGGAACCATCAATAAGTAAGGAAGTTTGAGTTCACTGACCTGTCGAAGTGAAACTGAAGCATGAAAGTAGAAAGAGAAGCAAGAGGCCAAAGCCAGTAAGTTCGGCGACGGATCCAGTAGAAGAGAAGAGCCGAGACCTCATTTTCCCGATGCAGACTGAGCTGCAGACGATGTTCTGCAAATGGCTCAAGATCTGCACAGGAAAGTAGCCGTGTCgtatggagagagagagagagagagtgggaAGTATTCCACAAGAGTGTAAGCTTTATAACGATGAATCgtgagaaatgaagaaaatgactCTATTGGCCGACTCAGTTTCTGATAGAAATACTTCCCGCCGTTGATTGCACAAATTCCAATTCTACCCCTaagaacattttaatttaCCGAAATTTCAATTCCcctggattttttttaattatatgcttttcttttaatttctttactattttcacctttaaaaaaaattaaaagaaattataaaaaatataataaaaattaatttaaactcaacagagtaaattaaaaaaaaaaacatataaaaaataaataaataaaataagaagtgattatacaaaaaaaagaaagtgggTTTCCTTGTTTAGAAGATAGGAATAAATGGTGTGATTCTAAAAggggaaaggaaaagaaaaagctgAAGGCTTCTGATAGGGTGGTAAATAGAGGTTGAGGGGAGGGGCAATTGGGTAATTTTAAGGAAGGAAATGAGTCAATAAGTGAGAGGAGGAGACAGCTGGGTGGGAGGTGGGGGCTTAGTGGAGAAATCacaaatttattgtatttagtGTCGGTGGAGG
This sequence is a window from Cucurbita pepo subsp. pepo cultivar mu-cu-16 chromosome LG04, ASM280686v2, whole genome shotgun sequence. Protein-coding genes within it:
- the LOC111793467 gene encoding COBRA-like protein 4; protein product: MEVNTYSDLSHKILFQMECCSARQKRVVLLALLIFTAFYSTGAYDPLDPNGNITIKWDVVSWTPDGYVAVVTMNNFQMYRHINAPGWTLGWSWAKKEVIWSMVGAQTTEQGDCSKFKGNVPHCCKKTPIVVDLLPGVPYNQQFSNCCKGGVLASWGQDPVGSVSAFQVSVGLAGTSNKTVKLPKNFTLLGPGPGYTCGPAKVVPSTVFLTPDRRRKTQALMTWNVTCTYSQFLASKNPTCCVSLSTFYNDTITSCPTCACGCQNKHNCIKSNSKLLHKDGINTPKKDNTPLLQCTHHMCPVRVHWHVKINYKDYWRVKVAVTNFNYRMNYTLWTLAVQHPNLNNVTQVFSFDYKPLVPYESINDTGMFYGMKFYNDLLMEAGPFGNVQSEVLMKKDKDTFTFKQGWAFPRKVYFNGDECQMPPPESYPYLPNSAPEGSSAVTKLITSLLLIIWLLW
- the LOC111793468 gene encoding protein COBRA-like, whose translation is MRSRLFSSTGSVAELTGFGLLLLFLLSCFSFTSTEAYDALDPNGNITIKWDVMSWTPDGYVAVVTMYNFQQYRHIQAPGWTLGWTWAKKEVIWSMMGAQTTEQGDCSRFKGNTPHCCKKDPTVVDLLPGTPYNQQIANCCKGGVINSWAQDPANAASSFQVSVGAAGTSNKTVKLPKNFTLKAPGPGYTCGPAKIVKSTKFISGDKRRVTQALMTWNVTCTYSQFLAQKTPTCCVSLSSFYNDTIVNCPTCTCGCQNNTAGSGSCVNPDSPHLASVVSTPDKSGNYEPLIQCTSHMCPIRVHWHVKLNYKDYWRVKITITNFNYRMNYTLWNLVAQHPNFDNITQLFSFNYKSLSPYGDLNDTAMLWGVKFYNDLLNQAGPLGNVQSELLFRKDQNTFTFDKGWAFPRRVYFNGDNCVMPPPEAYPYLPNASSRPAMSLLATVLISLALLLNFAL
- the LOC111793465 gene encoding squamosa promoter-binding-like protein 6, with the protein product MESWSYVSEGKGCMSDEMNSPTSSLARNKDSALGWDFKNPCNFSSTMLATGQQVNNQGFGELVFPEMIGKQLPDICDILSSKVVGGRFLNPAMNSSNAFLGEDESTSKFSGSIVDSSGRDSSFIDLNLGRFADQRDAHGYKIFKGAPIVSSSESSMPSKRVRASGLNSQTYFCQVYGCNKDLSSSKDYHKRHKVCEAHSKTAKVIVNGIEQRFCQQCSRFHLLAEFDDGKRSCRKRLAGHNERRRRPQVALNSSRAGRFLQSYNGSRFQGTPATSFICQEILPSGIMHPEKYGTSDWCRTVKIEDKNEYMPLSAVHVPSGHLHSKSLFSPYDIDTQIPPFHDNGLNAAATNMFKENSNQYPISVGGVFNNPSLGSEYFSVFSAATTDRISGLSDSGCALSLLSSQTQNSSTHSSGIPIARPLVLLEGQNHYSMSQLSEKLMGVSSQVSVSGVSNKFNSSGLNTLGPISTPETSDAVNFESTNRVFHGSNLADTTEGSPTIDLLQLSSQLHRVEHERQVMQVKQESNAFCCLRIT